A section of the Streptomyces sp. NBC_00178 genome encodes:
- a CDS encoding aminoglycoside phosphotransferase family protein codes for MDEMRAREVLTAAGLPGGAGLLALGENAVFADGDLVVKVGRDATHHPELHERAAREVAVARWLADSGVPAVRAAEPDARVVEGHPVTLWHRLPDAVRPPLPRDLAPLLTQVHALTAPVDFTLPRRELLGGVERWLRLAGDAIDPADADYLRGRRDGFAKAAAALAPHLAPGPIHGDALPRNVHIGPDGPVLVDLETFSSDLREHDLVVLALSRDRYGLPADAYDDFTEAYGWDVRAWEGCAVLRGARETASCAWVSQHAAVNPKALTEFRRRVASLREDDPEVRWYPF; via the coding sequence ATGGACGAGATGCGCGCACGCGAGGTTCTGACCGCCGCCGGGCTGCCGGGTGGCGCCGGGCTCCTCGCGCTGGGCGAGAACGCGGTGTTCGCCGACGGCGACCTGGTGGTCAAGGTCGGCCGGGACGCGACCCACCACCCCGAGCTGCACGAGCGGGCCGCGCGTGAAGTGGCCGTGGCCCGCTGGCTGGCCGATTCGGGCGTGCCCGCCGTGCGGGCCGCCGAACCGGACGCCCGGGTGGTGGAGGGGCACCCCGTGACGCTCTGGCACCGGCTCCCGGACGCCGTGCGCCCGCCGCTGCCACGCGATCTGGCGCCGCTGCTCACGCAGGTGCACGCCCTGACCGCCCCCGTGGACTTCACGCTCCCGCGCCGCGAGCTGCTGGGCGGGGTCGAGCGCTGGCTGCGACTCGCGGGGGACGCGATCGACCCCGCCGACGCGGACTACCTGCGGGGCAGGCGCGACGGTTTCGCGAAGGCCGCGGCCGCCCTCGCCCCCCACCTGGCGCCGGGCCCCATCCACGGCGACGCCCTCCCCCGGAACGTCCACATCGGCCCCGACGGGCCGGTCCTGGTCGACCTGGAGACCTTCTCCTCCGATCTGCGCGAGCACGATCTGGTGGTCCTGGCGCTCTCCCGCGACCGGTACGGTCTGCCCGCCGACGCCTACGACGACTTCACCGAGGCCTACGGCTGGGACGTGCGCGCCTGGGAGGGGTGCGCCGTGCTGCGCGGCGCCCGTGAGACGGCGAGCTGCGCCTGGGTCTCCCAGCACGCCGCGGTGAACCCCAAGGCGCTGACGGAGTTCCGCCGCAGGGTGGCGTCGCTGCGCGAGGACGACCCCGAGGTGCGCTGGTACCCCTTCTGA